A section of the Heterodontus francisci isolate sHetFra1 chromosome 7, sHetFra1.hap1, whole genome shotgun sequence genome encodes:
- the adat3 gene encoding probable inactive tRNA-specific adenosine deaminase-like protein 3 isoform X2 → MMEPQYKKRKTRAISTFTWELLPVLSDEKLCEVELLEAYAAPIINKKQTSFLIKQLACVYPLNNLPHIKRVRACRDKNSAHHLEIIICLCRDLNGTDIPNGEVSLRDFFPEGKADGIGLGEPFQVKIPAYQPLTRPQFEVASQHWPTSFHENKQITEALRGQLFNTEEKAKMQTFMEKAIEAAKVGKEMGMEPVGAVIVNPVTDEVIAVGHDCRNGPNPLLHAVMVCIDLVACGQGGGAFNHDKYPNCHFKSVESFSGDHTINTDKPLLPLEDHNLTGAIVNGLPYICTGYDLYVSREPCVMCAMALVHSRIRTVFYATSSPDGALGTKYKIHTKKDLNHHYNVFKGLMEEECQLLSS, encoded by the coding sequence ATGATGGAGCCACAGtacaaaaagagaaaaacaagggcAATCAGCACTTTTACTTGGGAGCTGCTACCTGTACTTTCAGATGAGAAACTGTGTGAAGTTGAACTTCTAGAAGCGTATGCAGCCCCTATTATCAATAAAAAACAAACATCTTTTCTTATTAAACAATTGGCTTGTGTCTATCCACTGAACAACCTCCCACATATCAAGAGAGTACGAGCCTGTAGGGACAAGAACAGTGCTCATCATTTAGAAATCATCATTTGCCTATGCAGGGATTTGAATGGCACAGATATACCAAATGGAGAAGTGTCTCTTCGTGACTTCTTTCCTGAAGGAAAGGCTGATGGCATTGGACTTGGAGAGCCTTTCCAGGTCAAGATACCAGCATACCAACCGTTGACCAGACCTCAGTTTGAAGTAGCTAGCCAGCACTGGCCAACATCATTCCATGAAAACAAGCAAATAACTGAAGCCCTCCGAGGCCAGCTTTTTAACACTGAAGAGAAAGCAAAGATGCAGACTTTTATGGAAAAAGCTATTGAAGCAGCAAAAGTGGGAAAGGAAATGGGAATGGAGCCAGTAGGAGCAGTGATTGTTAATCCAGTCACTGATGAGGTTATTGCAGTAGGTCATGACTGCAGGAATGGACCAAATCCACTGCTTCATGCAGTTATGGTGTGCATTGATCTAGTTGCCTGTGGGCAAGGTGGTGGTGCTTTTAATCATGACAAATATCCTAACTGTCATTTTAAATCTGTGGAATCCTTTTCAGGTGACCACACAATCAACACTGATAAACCTTTACTTCCTTTAGAAGATCACAATCTCACAGGCGCTATTGTGAATGGATTGCCCTACATATGCACTGGCTATGATCTATATGTTTCAAGAGAACCATGTGTAATGTGTGCTATGGCACTGGTCCATTCCAGAATACGCACAGTTTTTTATGCAACATCGTCTCCTGATGGAGCATTGGGCACTAAATATAAAATACATACAAAAAAGGATCTTAATCACCATTATAATGTTTTTAAAGGACTGATGGAAGAAGAGTGTCAGCTTCTTTCATCTTAA
- the adat3 gene encoding probable inactive tRNA-specific adenosine deaminase-like protein 3 isoform X1, with protein sequence MLPWLPTASDSHCSKHPNSDVEGMMEPQYKKRKTRAISTFTWELLPVLSDEKLCEVELLEAYAAPIINKKQTSFLIKQLACVYPLNNLPHIKRVRACRDKNSAHHLEIIICLCRDLNGTDIPNGEVSLRDFFPEGKADGIGLGEPFQVKIPAYQPLTRPQFEVASQHWPTSFHENKQITEALRGQLFNTEEKAKMQTFMEKAIEAAKVGKEMGMEPVGAVIVNPVTDEVIAVGHDCRNGPNPLLHAVMVCIDLVACGQGGGAFNHDKYPNCHFKSVESFSGDHTINTDKPLLPLEDHNLTGAIVNGLPYICTGYDLYVSREPCVMCAMALVHSRIRTVFYATSSPDGALGTKYKIHTKKDLNHHYNVFKGLMEEECQLLSS encoded by the coding sequence CATCTGACTCTCACTGTAGCAAACATCCCAATTCTGATGTCGAAGGTATGATGGAGCCACAGtacaaaaagagaaaaacaagggcAATCAGCACTTTTACTTGGGAGCTGCTACCTGTACTTTCAGATGAGAAACTGTGTGAAGTTGAACTTCTAGAAGCGTATGCAGCCCCTATTATCAATAAAAAACAAACATCTTTTCTTATTAAACAATTGGCTTGTGTCTATCCACTGAACAACCTCCCACATATCAAGAGAGTACGAGCCTGTAGGGACAAGAACAGTGCTCATCATTTAGAAATCATCATTTGCCTATGCAGGGATTTGAATGGCACAGATATACCAAATGGAGAAGTGTCTCTTCGTGACTTCTTTCCTGAAGGAAAGGCTGATGGCATTGGACTTGGAGAGCCTTTCCAGGTCAAGATACCAGCATACCAACCGTTGACCAGACCTCAGTTTGAAGTAGCTAGCCAGCACTGGCCAACATCATTCCATGAAAACAAGCAAATAACTGAAGCCCTCCGAGGCCAGCTTTTTAACACTGAAGAGAAAGCAAAGATGCAGACTTTTATGGAAAAAGCTATTGAAGCAGCAAAAGTGGGAAAGGAAATGGGAATGGAGCCAGTAGGAGCAGTGATTGTTAATCCAGTCACTGATGAGGTTATTGCAGTAGGTCATGACTGCAGGAATGGACCAAATCCACTGCTTCATGCAGTTATGGTGTGCATTGATCTAGTTGCCTGTGGGCAAGGTGGTGGTGCTTTTAATCATGACAAATATCCTAACTGTCATTTTAAATCTGTGGAATCCTTTTCAGGTGACCACACAATCAACACTGATAAACCTTTACTTCCTTTAGAAGATCACAATCTCACAGGCGCTATTGTGAATGGATTGCCCTACATATGCACTGGCTATGATCTATATGTTTCAAGAGAACCATGTGTAATGTGTGCTATGGCACTGGTCCATTCCAGAATACGCACAGTTTTTTATGCAACATCGTCTCCTGATGGAGCATTGGGCACTAAATATAAAATACATACAAAAAAGGATCTTAATCACCATTATAATGTTTTTAAAGGACTGATGGAAGAAGAGTGTCAGCTTCTTTCATCTTAA